The following is a genomic window from Bactrocera tryoni isolate S06 chromosome 2, CSIRO_BtryS06_freeze2, whole genome shotgun sequence.
TCATGTTCGCTAATCTCTCTTGCGGTAGTGTTTCATGGACGAGGTGAAGGAGCATCCGTATGTACTGCAGTGTGACGATGCGAAACCATTGATTGTGGAgacatttaaatttatgtatgatTTGGATATAATGAATCCATCATCGGGCGAGGTATTTACCAATTATCTATCCCTCCTCTCTCTTTCTCTTCGATCAGCTCTAATTTATATGTGCCATTTCGTATGCCATTTTCCAAAAAGCTCACCACACCACCGTTAGCCATGCCAAGGCTGCCGCATGAGGTCATCTTCGCCATTGGCGGCTGGAGTGGCGGCACATCGAAGGGTTGCATCGAAACATATGATACGCGTGCCGATCGTTGGGTCAATATACCGGCCGAAGATCCAGCCGGACCGCGTGCTTATCATGGCACTGCCGTCATTGGTTATAAAATCTATTCGATCGGTGGCTATGATGGTGTTGAATATTTCAATACATGTCGTGTCTTCGATGCGGTGCGCAAGAATTGGAAGGAGGTGAGTCAAAATGTAGTTtgatatcaaattaaaataggtataaattaagaaattttctcGCAAACAAAATCTCTGACATTCAATTAAATTCTCGAGTCCTTTTCAATCTCATAGAACCAAGCCGAATCTCTCTATTCATAGTCTTACCAACACAAACATTTCTGAGTTTCAATTAAATCTTGATCTTCTTATATGAACAAATTCTTTCTTGGTCGCGAAGAACACTCTAGTTCTTTTCGAAGTCATGAAACCAAGCTGAATTCCTCGAATCATAGTCCTACCAACGCAAAAAATTTCTGAGTTTCAACTAAATCTTGGCGCgcttatgaaaaaatatgtccTAGGTCGCGAAAAACTCTCAAGTTCTTTTCGATCCCTTAGAACCGAGCTGAATCTCTCTATTCATAGTCTTACCAACACAAAAGTTTCTGAGTTTCAATTAAATCTTGGTCCGCTTATGTGCTTGGTTCCAAAAAACTCTCGAGCTCTTTTCGATGTCATGGCACCAAGCCGAATTCTTCTAATTATAGTCTCACCAACACAAAAATCTTTGAGTTTCTATTAAATCTTGGTCCGcttatatgaaataatttatgcTTGGTCGCGAAAAACTCTTCTCGACGTCACAGAATCAAGCCAAATTCCTCTAATCATAGTCTTACCAGCAAAGAAATTTCTGAGTTTCAATCAAATCTTGTCGGTCACAAAAACTCTCGACTTTCTTTCGATGACGACATCATTGATCGAGGGTCCGGATTCTTGATTTTACGTGAAATCTTCGAGTAACAAATTAACCATCCAAAAATGCCTAATCTAAAACAATCTTCAGCTTGCAACAAATCAGAGTCCCCTTCTTGACcttgttctttttcatttgacatttacaaaaaaactttaaatttattttcttctaacGTTTACTCTTTTTGCTCCATTTAGATTGcaccaatgcactgccgtcgcTGCTATGTTAGCGTCGCTGAGCTTAACGGTCTCATCTACGCAATCGGCGGCTATGATGGTCATAATCGTTTGAATACAGTCGAGCGTTATAATCCGAAAACGAATCAGTGGACCGTTATAACGCCTATGAATATGCAACGATCTGACGCAAGCGCATGCACATTAAAGGGAAAAATTTATGCAACGGGTAAGTGAAAGTATGAACTGAGGGTTGCTCGCTTCAATGACGCATTCCAAAATAGTCACGCTTATTTCGAAGAAGTTTATTTTAAGACTAGATTTGCATTTTTATCTTTATTGCTTTGTAAAAGACATGAATAAGATGTAGAAGGGAGGGAGTGAGACGAAGGAGGAGTAAAGTGAAACCgaaattgcttttattttcagtCAAGCGTTAGCTTGGTATATTCTTTTAGTGGCTTGTTTGGAATGTCGCTTCCACAAACGGTACAGGTCAGGTGAAACTTCTCAATGTATTTTCGCATGTCTCAAGCCGTCTCTTTGCAAGGCCTATGAAACGAACTTGTCTAACACCCCTCTCCCTATGCTTGGACTCTGTCGaatcaatacatttttgaaCCGCCCGTTAGATGACCTTGATGACAATTAACTTACGCTTCGCCGCCTAAGCACCGCTACAATAATGACAACCTGTCCAGAGCCTTTAGAGGTATCAACCTCGGGATCTCTGTACAACTTTGTATCAGTGGATGTTTTTGATACTTTATTAAATACGACGGCCAAAACtcgaaaaataaatagttaCTTCTAAGACACTTCATTATTAGAATGACATTAAAGAGGTGGAGGTTTCAAGGTATATGCATAGAACCCTAACCACGGGTCTTGGAAATACAATATCGAAAGCACATTAGAATAGTTAGACTTGCTGGAAAGCACTCtaatatcgattgataaataTAGCAACTGGTTCCTAAGTTCATATCTTCCTTTTCTACTAGACAATAAGACATTGAACCAGTACTGTGAACAATTCTCTACTTTAAATTTGTACTTTCTTGCTTAGCGTGAATTCATATCTTCTCGACTAATGAGTATTTTCTATTTCTGCATATGGTAGGTGGCTTCAATGGTCAAGAGTGTTTGGACAGTGCCGAATACTATGATCCCGGCAACAATATCTGGACACGTATACCGAATATGAATCATCGTCGCTCGGGCGTATCTTGTGTAGCCTTTCGTGGACAACTTTATGTGATTGGCGGTTTTAATGGCACAGCGCGTCTCTCTACAGGCGAACGTTATGATCCCGACACACAAACCTGGTCGTTCATACGCGAAATGAATCATTCGCGTAGTAATTTCGGACTTGAAATAATAGATGATATGATTTTCGCCATTGGCGGCTTCAATGGCGTGTCCACAATTTCACACACCGAATGCTACGTTGCCGAGACGGACGAGTGGTAAGTTGTAATAGTGACTACTAAGTTGTCTTCTACTTTATTTTGGGTAAAATAATTGCGCTTCTAAACCGCAGGATGGAAGCTACCGACATGAATGTGGTGCGCTCGGCGCTCACGGCCAACAATGTAGCCGGCTTGCCGAATAAACGTGATTACATACACAAGGAGCGTCATCGTTTGATGGAGGAGCGACGTCAACGGCTGCTGGCAAGCGCTATGGCACGCGATGCGGAGACCATCTCTATGTCGAATGCCTCAGTGGAGGCGCAGGATGCCGCTATGGATGATTATGATAGTCCGAATGAGGATGACGATGCCGACGATGAAGAAGATGCAGCTGGCATAGTTATTGCCGCAGCGGCAGCACTTGCACCAGTCATTGAGGACCGTCACGAAGATCTGCGTCCCGATCCGAATCGTCGCTTTCGCGTACAATTGCGTTCGCAACGTTTCGGTTCACACCATGAGATACGACGACGCGCCTGAAAAGCCAGTTTAACAGGTTAAAAAGAGGGCTACCAATGCCtgcaaaatcaaacaaaattctGGTAGCTACTTTATGAAGTGGATCAGCTGATCTTCAAGAAGTgacagtaaaatttaaaatatatagcaaaaaacaaattctttgtaATATAAATGAATATGAAAGCATGTCAAAACGGTACTTAACCAAAAACCAAATACGAGTATGTGAAGTATGAAAGCTGAATCCATATGACGAATCAAGGCAAGAAACGGCACATGGTTACGTATATACTGatttaaaatcgaaataaattatTGAGGAAAGGAACTTATTCAAATAGATGACAAAATTTCAGCGCTTGACAGTAGGGACAGCAACGGATTGGATGATATCGAAGTTACAAGTGGGTGAATAATTATAGCAGACGATGAACGAATGCATTCGTATGACCGAACAAAGAGTGTAAGAATTGCTCACGAGCAAAAAcgatgatattttttaaatactattttttacaTCATTTGGCATTGAATGTAATGTTGAccaaatttttacgcaattgtacaaaattatatttagtgatatttaaaaaaaatcaaaattaataaaagtttggTAACTTAAACGACTATAGCCCAAGATGAAGGcatgtattttgaaaatatgacaCTTTTAGCCGACCGATCAAAAATAAGTTCTTGataaaaactttcttattaCGAAAAGATATGCTCGCTGCGGCTGAGAGTccggataaaaaatccgggtccgttccggtgaCGTAGtcccggctgtcgtgggaacggcttTTTGTTTTCGTATTACCTGGTGTAAGTCACGGAACATCGTCTTATATCGTTTAGCAACAAGATTCTAAATGAtcaattataagaaaaacaaagcCGATAAGGGTTTGGGTCTGCAACCTCTTCCACtgtataatttctttttaaaggTATTTACATGTAAACCCTATAATGATCCACTGATATGTTATATAAGTACACACAGACACATTTTCTATTTGTCCTTAGATGCGTAACAGGATTTGCCAACAATACTTCGTGCTTGCACTTGACATTATACAtagacaaaataaataaaatttaaacgtaTAAAAGACTGGCGCAACAAGCAAATGCAAGTCATTTCATTCTCTACGCTGCTCTGCATAACAGCTCGCCACAGTGCGCCGCAAAGAGCTATCATCATAAGCGTAAAACGGTCACTGAAATGGTATGaacaaaacatacacacacatacttacattattaaataaatttttttataacggtcacacaatatttttttggcatatagaataaatatttgaatacatttgcACTCGTCGCGTTCGTTACAATTGCAACACCGTCATTGAGTCAATTACTTGAAGCACAACCGATCGACAGCAGTCCCACAGCAGCACCACTCGGCTGTCACCAGCGGCTTTATACATACCGCATCACACAAGCGGATGCACAGGGTCGCGAGTGTTGGGATTATGTGAGCGTACGTTCCTGTTGGGGTCGTTGTGACTCCAGTGAGATTTCCGATTGGAaattcccatacaaacgttctTTTCATCCCGTTTGTGTACATGCGACACGCCAACCAGCTGTAGCGGTGCTGAGAAATTGCCATCCGGAAGCCGATGAAGTGAGTAAAAActatatataagattattttaatatattgtgtaCTTTATTGCTGTAGGAAACACGTCGTTATGAGTACATGGAGGCTGGCAGTTGTCATTGTCACACATGTTCTACTTTGGATACCAGTTGCGAAGCGCCGGTGAACAATATAATCGATGAGAAGTCCGGCATGAAGGTGTTGGCTTTGACTGGTTCCGACTCAGATGTTTTAGATTATTAACTTTAAGCAGTACAATGATTCGCGGATTTCGGTATTTCCATTTTACATAACGCcttgtattattaaattatatatcgaTTTACTATAAACTTGTTACTATCGGTTGCTGTTTGCATTAAATTGAGGGCAGCGAtgcgaatttttaaaaacacaataaaattatacattttaaagTGACTGGATGCAACAGTAAACATTTCGGATGCCTTTGaattatgcaattaaatttaaatgtctGCGTTACTATCGATAAACAAAGGGCAGCGTTGCAGGGCgttaataaataatactttatggtatatataaatat
Proteins encoded in this region:
- the LOC120769190 gene encoding thyrostimulin beta-5 subunit — encoded protein: MNKYLNTFALVAFVTIATPSLSQLLEAQPIDSSPTAAPLGCHQRLYTYRITQADAQGRECWDYVSVRSCWGRCDSSEISDWKFPYKRSFHPVCVHATRQPAVAVLRNCHPEADEETRRYEYMEAGSCHCHTCSTLDTSCEAPVNNIIDEKSGMKVLALTGSDSDVLDY
- the LOC120769657 gene encoding kelch-like protein 10 isoform X3, coding for MSGAIMEQLIQYAYLRKCTINAENVHELLISADYVGMIGLVTLCKQHLAAMLTPENCVSIMGFARFRFLDDLYAKARNYLLRYFIEVAAKNKDILEMGLKDFYDIISDDELNTREEDHVWKLCIKWIDHDPENRKQYVAQLMQGVRLGLMTPKCFMDEVKEHPYVLQCDDAKPLIVETFKFMYDLDIMNPSSGELTTPPLAMPRLPHEVIFAIGGWSGGTSKGCIETYDTRADRWVNIPAEDPAGPRAYHGTAVIGYKIYSIGGYDGVEYFNTCRVFDAVRKNWKEIAPMHCRRCYVSVAELNGLIYAIGGYDGHNRLNTVERYNPKTNQWTVITPMNMQRSDASACTLKGKIYATGGFNGQECLDSAEYYDPGNNIWTRIPNMNHRRSGVSCVAFRGQLYVIGGFNGTARLSTGERYDPDTQTWSFIREMNHSRSNFGLEIIDDMIFAIGGFNGVSTISHTECYVAETDEWMEATDMNVVRSALTANNVAGLPNKRDYIHKERHRLMEERRQRLLASAMARDAETISMSNASVEAQDAAMDDYDSPNEDDDADDEEDAAGIVIAAAAALAPVIEDRHEDLRPDPNRRFRVQLRSQRFGSHHEIRRRA
- the LOC120769657 gene encoding kelch-like protein 10 isoform X1 yields the protein MANLLNRARDNFFGNNNNNNNQHIHDEGVVMPEIDHEMDDDDVDDPLTLSAPKRSLSATMSDHALNTLNELRRNNLLCDAVVSVSDASFNVHRAIMSACSSYFRAQFTGFNSTISPSKSDENRSVHIPGMSGAIMEQLIQYAYLRKCTINAENVHELLISADYVGMIGLVTLCKQHLAAMLTPENCVSIMGFARFRFLDDLYAKARNYLLRYFIEVAAKNKDILEMGLKDFYDIISDDELNTREEDHVWKLCIKWIDHDPENRKQYVAQLMQGVRLGLMTPKCFMDEVKEHPYVLQCDDAKPLIVETFKFISNLYVPFRMPFSKKLTTPPLAMPRLPHEVIFAIGGWSGGTSKGCIETYDTRADRWVNIPAEDPAGPRAYHGTAVIGYKIYSIGGYDGVEYFNTCRVFDAVRKNWKEIAPMHCRRCYVSVAELNGLIYAIGGYDGHNRLNTVERYNPKTNQWTVITPMNMQRSDASACTLKGKIYATGGFNGQECLDSAEYYDPGNNIWTRIPNMNHRRSGVSCVAFRGQLYVIGGFNGTARLSTGERYDPDTQTWSFIREMNHSRSNFGLEIIDDMIFAIGGFNGVSTISHTECYVAETDEWMEATDMNVVRSALTANNVAGLPNKRDYIHKERHRLMEERRQRLLASAMARDAETISMSNASVEAQDAAMDDYDSPNEDDDADDEEDAAGIVIAAAAALAPVIEDRHEDLRPDPNRRFRVQLRSQRFGSHHEIRRRA
- the LOC120769657 gene encoding kelch-like protein 10 isoform X2, which translates into the protein MANLLNRARDNFFGNNNNNNNQHIHDEGVVMPEIDHEMDDDDVDDPLTLSAPKRSLSATMSDHALNTLNELRRNNLLCDAVVSVSDASFNVHRAIMSACSSYFRAQFTGFNSTISPSKSDENRSVHIPGMSGAIMEQLIQYAYLRKCTINAENVHELLISADYVGMIGLVTLCKQHLAAMLTPENCVSIMGFARFRFLDDLYAKARNYLLRYFIEVAAKNKDILEMGLKDFYDIISDDELNTREEDHVWKLCIKWIDHDPENRKQYVAQLMQGVRLGLMTPKCFMDEVKEHPYVLQCDDAKPLIVETFKFMYDLDIMNPSSGELTTPPLAMPRLPHEVIFAIGGWSGGTSKGCIETYDTRADRWVNIPAEDPAGPRAYHGTAVIGYKIYSIGGYDGVEYFNTCRVFDAVRKNWKEIAPMHCRRCYVSVAELNGLIYAIGGYDGHNRLNTVERYNPKTNQWTVITPMNMQRSDASACTLKGKIYATGGFNGQECLDSAEYYDPGNNIWTRIPNMNHRRSGVSCVAFRGQLYVIGGFNGTARLSTGERYDPDTQTWSFIREMNHSRSNFGLEIIDDMIFAIGGFNGVSTISHTECYVAETDEWMEATDMNVVRSALTANNVAGLPNKRDYIHKERHRLMEERRQRLLASAMARDAETISMSNASVEAQDAAMDDYDSPNEDDDADDEEDAAGIVIAAAAALAPVIEDRHEDLRPDPNRRFRVQLRSQRFGSHHEIRRRA